In the genome of Neodiprion pinetum isolate iyNeoPine1 chromosome 2, iyNeoPine1.2, whole genome shotgun sequence, one region contains:
- the LOC124211158 gene encoding uncharacterized protein — protein sequence MANYSVVEFEDGLHLVPTLWLNKDKTSCCWPSHFRNQYDVNKAVIRSIIPNDGGKDWEYFNVKRIFSTADSYEKGMEKLCLAEETSNMEETASSNDEAEAIQAKKRRREKAKKHFSSSDSEICEEQRQSKLQPFPPVPQFYESRSKTGSTERKHHANHGSSSSQKDNCASTELERSITGLGEPPLRRGYEISSSEGRHDSNRGTLSLQKENRAFNELERSFTELNDSLTKSANHGTNQRKSSQPLPPSHTSKTKIPEDDVTELTTHKGLHKTRDDPNDVFTTEGFMKLMLSKLNKLLHYVKELDEKLVVLDERSHNLHLAEFDSEDEEDLGLPLRDVAELTRFDEKLKNATFCAKMIQWLKRFGGTDANASTSKMLGKLMSNPLAQQYSWAGFKGKKIFKELRLVRLVMKTVRVRVPGASDVIFAEIISKWLAQAKLRNMRDVAKTTKQNKSAATKAVNRTKEAANGENRLKETASAENRTKVAATAENRTEEAVSSEEDTATNSESLSGP from the exons atggCAAATTACTCCGTAGTAGAGTTTGAGGATGGCCTACACTTAGTGCCAACACTGTGGTTGAACAAAGACAAAACCTCATGCTGCTGGCCAAGTCATTTCCGAAATCAATATGATGTGAATAAGGCTGTTATTCGTTCAATTATACCCAACGATGGTGGCAAAGACTGGGAGTATTTCAACGTCAAAAGAATATTTAGCACTGCAG ATAGCTACGAGAAAGGGATGGAGAAGTTGTGCTTAGCTGAAGAGACCTCAAATATGGAGGAAACCGCTTCGTCGAACGATGAAGCCGAAGCTATTCAAGCAAAGAAAAGAAGGCGAGAAAAGGCTAAAAAGCATTTCAGTTCGTCAGATTCAGAGATCTGCGAAGAACAAAGACAGAGCAAACTACAACCATTTCCCCCAGTCCCACAGTTTTACGAAAGTCGGAGCAAAACTGGCAGCACTGAAAGAAAACACCACGCCAATCATGGGTCTTCATCTTCACAGAAAGATAATTGCGCTTCAACCGAACTTGAACGAAGTATTACAGGTTTAGGCGAACCTCCGCTAAGGAGGGGTTACGAAATCAGCAGCTCTGAAGGAAGACATGACTCCAATCGTGGAACTTTATCTTTACAGAAAGAGAATCGTGCCTTCAACGAGCTCGAACGGAGTTTCACAGAGCTTAATGACTCTTTGACAAAATCAG CAAATCATGGTACAAACCAACGTAAGTCGTCACAACCTTTGCCCCCGTCACATACTTCAAAGACAAAAATTCCAGAAGATGATGTTACTGAACTAACGACGCATAAAGGACTACACAAGACGCGAGATGATCCAAATGACGTTTTTACAACTGAAG GCTTCATGAAACTAATGTTGTCGAAACTCAACAAACTGCTACACTATGTGAAAGAGTTAGATGAAAAACTGGTTGTGTTGGATGAGCGTAGCCATAATTTACACCTTGCGGAATTCGATTCAGAAGATGAGGAGGACCTTGGTCTGCCGTTACGAGACGTTGCCGAACTTACCAGATTCgatgaaaaactgaaaaatgcGACGTTCTGTGCTAAGATG ATTCAATGGTTGAAAAGATTCGGTGGGACGGATGCCAATGCAAGTACGTCCAAAATGCTTGGAAAATTGATGTCAAACCCACTAGCTCAGCAATACAGTTGGGCTGGATttaaagggaaaaaaattttcaaagagttaCGATTGGTCCGGCTTGTGATGA AAACAGTACGTGTAAGAGTGCCAGGAGCATCAGATGTAATATTCGCGGAGATAATAAGTAAGTGGCTTGCTCAAGCGAAACTGAGAAATATGAGGGATGTAGCCAAAACTACAAAACAGAATAAATCTGCTGCAACAAAAGCTGTAAACCGTACTAAGGAAGCTGCAAACGGTGAAAACCGTCTTAAGGAAACTGCAAGCGCTGAGAACCGTACTAAGGTAGCTGCTACTGCAGAAAACCGTACTGAGGAGGCTGTAAGTTCTGAAGAAGATACAGCCACAAATTCTGA GTCACTAAGTGGACCGTGA